A genomic region of Catalinimonas niigatensis contains the following coding sequences:
- a CDS encoding glycoside hydrolase family 127 protein, with protein MKRICQFFCLSLGGLLMLPSAKVFAQMSDYPIRPVDFTEVSLTEGFWRDRLNTVSDVTIPYAFQKCEETGRINNFIYAGGLKEGKFEGDFGFDDSDVYKIMEGAAYSLMLKENPELEAYLDTLVSYLEAAQEDDGYLYTSWTLKANEYNDFICCSYDPSGRFEGSRLSHELYNAGHMYEAAVAHYRATGKDDFLNIAIRNADLIYQLCVEEGKDYYPGHQEIEIGLVKLYRVTENEKYLELAKLFLDRRGKGLRTYENEENHLATHALYSQDHQPVTEQREAVGHSVRAAYMYSSMADIAAIMGDQAYLEASDKLWENIVSKKMYVTGGLGAGNGIEGFDVEYALPNDAYAETCAAIANVYWNHRMFLLHGDSKYIDVLERTLYNGLIAGLSMEGETFFYPNPLEFNGESTFNQGAVCRSEWFDCSCCPSNLSRFVPSVGGYVYAVDNQEVYVNLFMNNRTEVDVNDQKLALEQVTQYPWEGDVSIRVNNEQPVQANLMIRIPGWSANEAVPSDLYTYKDKSQKATTIKVNGKAYKFSQQKGYAVVEGNWKKGDRIDIQFSMEIKTVLSHEKIKANTGKVAVERGPLVYCAEGVDNDGHAMDLHLDSQSPMKANYKKDLLNGVTVLQGRGWVESPNKKMNVQLIPYYAWSHRDISPMSVWLLHDE; from the coding sequence ATGAAACGCATATGCCAATTCTTCTGCCTGTCCCTTGGTGGGCTGCTCATGCTGCCCTCTGCGAAGGTTTTTGCCCAGATGTCGGATTATCCCATCCGGCCGGTGGACTTTACGGAAGTGTCTCTGACCGAAGGCTTCTGGAGAGATCGTCTGAATACCGTATCCGATGTGACCATTCCTTATGCTTTTCAAAAATGTGAGGAAACCGGAAGGATCAACAATTTTATCTATGCCGGTGGACTAAAGGAAGGTAAATTTGAGGGTGATTTTGGCTTTGACGATTCCGACGTATACAAAATCATGGAAGGGGCAGCCTACAGCCTGATGCTTAAGGAAAATCCTGAACTGGAAGCTTATCTGGATACGCTGGTGTCTTATTTGGAGGCAGCTCAGGAAGATGACGGTTATCTGTATACTTCCTGGACCCTGAAAGCCAATGAATACAATGACTTCATCTGCTGCTCCTACGATCCTTCCGGACGATTTGAAGGTTCCAGACTGAGCCATGAGCTATATAATGCCGGTCATATGTACGAAGCTGCTGTGGCCCACTATCGGGCAACTGGCAAAGATGATTTTCTCAACATCGCCATCCGGAATGCTGACCTGATTTATCAACTCTGCGTGGAAGAAGGCAAAGATTATTACCCCGGACATCAGGAAATAGAAATAGGTCTGGTGAAATTGTATCGCGTAACCGAAAATGAAAAATACCTGGAACTGGCTAAGCTATTTTTGGACAGAAGAGGCAAAGGATTGAGAACCTATGAGAATGAAGAAAATCATTTGGCAACTCACGCCCTTTATTCTCAGGACCATCAACCTGTTACCGAGCAGAGAGAAGCTGTAGGACATTCTGTAAGGGCTGCCTATATGTATTCTTCCATGGCGGATATTGCAGCCATCATGGGAGACCAGGCCTATCTTGAAGCTTCCGACAAGCTTTGGGAAAATATTGTAAGCAAGAAAATGTATGTTACCGGTGGTTTGGGTGCAGGCAATGGCATAGAGGGATTTGATGTGGAATATGCCCTGCCCAACGATGCCTATGCAGAAACCTGTGCCGCCATTGCCAATGTATACTGGAACCATCGTATGTTTTTGCTGCATGGAGATTCCAAATACATAGATGTGCTGGAGCGTACGCTCTATAATGGTTTGATTGCAGGTTTGTCCATGGAAGGAGAGACTTTTTTCTATCCCAATCCTCTGGAGTTTAACGGAGAATCCACTTTCAATCAGGGCGCGGTTTGCAGAAGCGAGTGGTTTGACTGCTCCTGCTGCCCTTCCAACCTCTCCCGTTTTGTACCTTCTGTGGGTGGATATGTGTATGCAGTAGATAATCAGGAGGTATATGTTAACCTGTTTATGAATAACCGGACAGAAGTAGATGTCAATGATCAAAAACTAGCGTTGGAACAAGTTACTCAGTATCCCTGGGAGGGAGATGTCAGTATCAGGGTGAATAACGAACAACCTGTGCAGGCCAATCTGATGATCAGGATTCCGGGCTGGTCAGCCAATGAGGCAGTGCCCAGTGACCTTTACACCTATAAAGATAAAAGTCAGAAAGCTACCACCATCAAAGTCAACGGAAAAGCATATAAGTTCAGTCAGCAGAAAGGCTATGCGGTAGTAGAAGGCAACTGGAAAAAAGGGGATCGCATTGACATCCAGTTTTCTATGGAAATTAAAACTGTATTGAGTCATGAAAAGATTAAAGCCAATACCGGCAAAGTAGCGGTAGAAAGAGGTCCGCTGGTCTATTGTGCCGAAGGCGTGGACAATGACGGCCATGCCATGGACCTTCATCTGGATAGCCAATCTCCCATGAAAGCTAACTACAAGAAAGATTTACTCAATGGAGTAACTGTACTGCAGGGTAGAGGCTGGGTGGAGTCCCCCAACAAAAAAATGAATGTACAACTGATTCCCTATTATGCCTGGAGCCATCGCGACATCAGCCCCATGTCAGTCTGGTTGCTGCATGACGAGTAA